From the genome of Geminocystis herdmanii PCC 6308, one region includes:
- a CDS encoding NfeD family protein has translation MLSPVLVWLIIGSIFCIMELIFPTAFVELMMGLSAILVAGFALFIPYDNVLIILWMLFSVGLIFLTKKYVLTNKKETLLLEESEAITISSIEPGKIGQVMYEGSSWSAICSDESLEIPPEEAVYIVSRKGNILSVLPKKFV, from the coding sequence ATGTTATCTCCCGTATTAGTTTGGTTAATAATTGGCTCTATTTTTTGTATCATGGAGTTGATTTTTCCTACAGCTTTTGTGGAATTAATGATGGGTTTAAGTGCTATTTTAGTGGCAGGTTTTGCCTTATTTATTCCTTATGATAATGTATTAATTATTCTTTGGATGCTGTTTTCTGTTGGGCTTATTTTTCTAACTAAAAAATATGTTTTGACTAACAAAAAAGAAACCTTATTATTAGAAGAAAGTGAGGCGATAACTATTAGCTCGATCGAACCGGGTAAAATAGGTCAAGTCATGTATGAGGGAAGTTCTTGGTCAGCTATTTGTAGTGATGAAAGTCTTGAAATCCCCCCCGAAGAAGCCGTTTACATTGTTAGTAGGAAAGGTAATATTTTATCGGTTTTACCAAAAAAATTTGTTTAA
- the trpS gene encoding tryptophan--tRNA ligase, with product MTKKRVLSGVQPTGNLHIGNYLGAIRNWVELQPNYDNFFCVVDLHAITVPHNPATLTQNTYTIAALYLACGIDLNHSTIFVQSHISAHSELTWLLNCVTPLNWLERMIQFKEKAVKQGENVSVGLLDYPVLMAADILLYDADQVPVGEDQKQHLELTRDIAIRVNDKFGSEEKPILKVPEPLIRKEGARIMSLADGTKKMSKSDPSELSRINLLDSPDEIKKKIKKCKTDPIMGLTFSIDRPECNNLLGLYGIFTGKTKEEVTAECSDMGWGKFKPLLTDATIEALTPIQTKYNEIMTEKGYLDQVLKEGKEKAESVANVTLQRVKDALGYLRIKN from the coding sequence ATGACGAAGAAGCGTGTCTTATCAGGAGTACAACCCACAGGAAATTTACACATCGGCAATTATTTGGGAGCGATTCGTAACTGGGTGGAATTACAACCTAATTATGATAACTTTTTCTGTGTCGTTGATTTACACGCTATTACTGTACCCCATAATCCCGCTACTTTAACACAAAATACTTATACGATCGCCGCCTTATATTTAGCTTGTGGTATCGACTTAAATCACTCAACCATTTTTGTGCAATCTCATATTAGCGCCCATAGTGAACTAACATGGTTATTAAACTGTGTCACTCCTTTAAACTGGTTAGAACGGATGATCCAATTTAAGGAAAAAGCCGTTAAACAAGGGGAAAATGTCAGCGTTGGGTTGTTAGACTATCCCGTTTTAATGGCTGCTGATATATTATTATACGATGCGGATCAAGTGCCAGTAGGGGAAGATCAAAAACAACATTTAGAGTTAACTAGAGATATAGCTATTCGTGTTAATGATAAATTCGGTAGTGAGGAAAAGCCCATATTAAAAGTACCCGAACCCTTAATACGCAAGGAAGGTGCTAGAATAATGAGTCTTGCTGATGGTACGAAAAAAATGTCTAAGTCTGATCCTTCAGAGTTGAGTAGGATTAACTTATTAGATAGCCCCGATGAGATTAAGAAAAAGATTAAGAAATGTAAAACTGATCCTATCATGGGTTTAACCTTTTCGATCGATCGACCTGAGTGCAATAATTTATTAGGGTTGTATGGTATTTTTACAGGGAAAACTAAAGAAGAAGTTACCGCCGAATGTAGTGATATGGGGTGGGGTAAATTTAAACCTTTGTTAACGGATGCGACGATCGAAGCCTTGACTCCTATTCAAACTAAATATAATGAGATTATGACAGAAAAGGGATATTTAGATCAAGTATTAAAAGAGGGTAAAGAAAAAGCGGAAAGTGTCGCCAATGTAACCCTGCAACGAGTTAAGGATGCGCTTGGTTATCTAAGAATTAAGAATTAA
- a CDS encoding methylenetetrahydrofolate reductase, translated as MISHFQKAIEHKEFLITAEITPPKGGNPERMLEVAQLLKNRVHAVNITDGSRAVLRMSSIASCYLLLQRGIEPICQVTGRDRNSIGIQGDLMGAYSLGIRNILALTGDPIKAGDHPQAKAVFELESVRLLKLIEKLNDGFDINNKALTDGNLDLFAGGAVDPQSKSLSGLQRRFEAKINAGAKFFQSQLITDFDKLDKFMNQIALGFDRPILAGIFLLKSAKNALFINKNVPGVEIPEHIIKRLEKAEKPLEEGMKIAAEQINLARDICQGVHLMAVKKEELIPQILDLANKG; from the coding sequence ATGATAAGCCATTTTCAAAAAGCGATCGAGCATAAAGAATTTTTAATCACGGCAGAAATTACTCCCCCCAAGGGAGGCAACCCGGAAAGAATGCTAGAAGTGGCACAACTGTTGAAAAATCGTGTCCATGCTGTGAATATTACTGATGGTAGTCGTGCTGTACTTAGGATGTCTTCGATCGCATCTTGTTATTTATTATTACAAAGAGGAATTGAGCCTATTTGTCAAGTAACAGGGAGAGATAGAAATTCTATTGGAATACAAGGGGATTTAATGGGGGCTTATAGTTTAGGAATTAGAAACATTTTAGCCTTAACAGGTGATCCCATTAAGGCGGGAGATCATCCCCAAGCAAAAGCAGTTTTTGAACTAGAATCCGTCAGATTATTAAAGTTAATTGAAAAATTAAATGATGGTTTTGATATTAATAATAAAGCCTTAACTGATGGTAATTTAGACTTATTTGCTGGAGGAGCAGTTGATCCTCAATCTAAGAGTTTATCAGGGTTACAGCGTCGTTTTGAAGCAAAAATTAACGCAGGAGCAAAATTTTTTCAAAGTCAATTAATCACCGATTTTGATAAATTGGATAAGTTTATGAATCAGATTGCCCTAGGGTTCGATCGACCTATTTTAGCAGGAATTTTCTTATTAAAAAGTGCAAAAAATGCTTTATTTATTAATAAAAATGTGCCAGGGGTAGAGATACCAGAACATATAATTAAAAGACTAGAAAAAGCGGAAAAACCCTTAGAAGAAGGCATGAAAATTGCTGCCGAGCAAATTAATTTGGCTAGAGATATTTGTCAGGGGGTACATTTAATGGCGGTGAAAAAAGAGGAGTTAATTCCCCAAATTTTAGACTTGGCAAATAAGGGTTAA
- the pheA gene encoding prephenate dehydratase: MTKIIAHLGPNGTYSEVASLCYVQYLQEKEGIESQLIPIPSISQTLRTLAQGKADLAIVPVENSIEGTVAITLDTLWELEGLHIKQGITIPIVHNLLSKARSNSDIKTVYSHPQALAQCQKWLENNLPQAVLIPSNSTTEALHHLSHESSSGAIASSRAAHLYDLPIKEKNINDYPDNCTRFWVVSREECHHGDYVSLGFSFQANIPGVLVKPLQIFADKQINLTKIESRPTKRSLGEYLFFVDLAGDVSQFAIKSALQELATVTKNLKVLGNYDIMTIDRQELSQF, translated from the coding sequence ATGACAAAAATTATCGCTCATTTAGGTCCTAATGGTACTTATTCCGAAGTTGCTAGTCTGTGTTATGTGCAGTATTTACAAGAGAAAGAAGGTATAGAATCACAGTTAATTCCTATTCCTAGTATCTCTCAAACTTTGCGCACTTTAGCACAGGGAAAGGCTGATTTGGCGATCGTACCTGTAGAAAACTCCATAGAAGGCACAGTGGCGATAACTCTCGATACCCTTTGGGAATTGGAAGGGTTGCATATTAAACAGGGTATAACCATCCCCATTGTACATAATTTGTTATCGAAAGCTCGATCGAACTCAGACATAAAAACCGTTTATTCTCATCCCCAAGCCTTAGCGCAATGTCAGAAGTGGCTAGAAAATAATCTTCCCCAAGCGGTGTTAATTCCGTCTAACTCCACCACGGAAGCCTTACACCATCTCAGTCATGAGTCTTCTTCTGGTGCGATCGCATCTTCGAGGGCGGCTCATTTATATGATTTACCCATCAAAGAAAAAAACATTAATGATTACCCTGATAATTGTACCCGTTTTTGGGTGGTAAGTAGAGAAGAATGCCATCACGGGGATTATGTGTCTTTAGGATTTTCTTTTCAGGCAAATATTCCGGGGGTTTTGGTAAAACCGTTACAGATTTTTGCCGATAAACAGATAAACTTAACTAAGATCGAATCAAGACCAACTAAACGATCGTTAGGGGAGTATTTATTTTTTGTGGATTTAGCAGGAGATGTGTCTCAATTTGCCATTAAATCAGCGTTACAAGAGTTAGCAACGGTGACTAAAAATTTAAAAGTGTTAGGTAATTATGACATCATGACGATCGATCGTCAAGAATTAAGTCAATTTTAA
- the cobU gene encoding bifunctional adenosylcobinamide kinase/adenosylcobinamide-phosphate guanylyltransferase, with translation MREVILITGGANSGKSEWGESLAIQSKKPVIYIATAMKNEADEEWTQKILAHQARRPKIWQNLEIPLFLGDSIAQIKDDKCILIDSLGTWVANWLDKDELLWQEEINKFRSSLKNSSCQIIIVAEETGWGVIPAYELGRLFRSRLGKLTRVIGMDANKVYLTIGGYAVDVSQIGVKLNTKNKG, from the coding sequence ATGAGGGAGGTTATTTTAATTACTGGAGGAGCAAATTCTGGTAAAAGTGAATGGGGAGAATCTCTAGCTATTCAAAGTAAAAAACCAGTGATTTATATTGCTACAGCGATGAAAAATGAGGCTGATGAAGAATGGACACAAAAAATATTAGCACATCAAGCCAGAAGACCAAAAATTTGGCAAAATCTTGAAATTCCTTTGTTTTTAGGAGATTCGATCGCACAAATAAAGGATGATAAATGTATCTTAATCGATTCTCTGGGTACATGGGTAGCTAATTGGTTAGACAAAGATGAATTACTCTGGCAAGAAGAAATAAATAAGTTTCGATCGAGCTTAAAAAATAGTAGCTGTCAAATTATTATCGTGGCAGAAGAAACAGGATGGGGTGTGATACCTGCCTATGAATTAGGGCGATTATTTCGTAGTCGTCTAGGAAAACTTACCCGTGTTATAGGTATGGATGCGAATAAAGTCTATCTCACCATCGGCGGTTATGCTGTGGATGTTAGTCAAATTGGCGTTAAATTAAACACAAAAAATAAGGGTTAA
- a CDS encoding DUF2288 domain-containing protein, which produces MSDLKAQLQEQVAPMDWKDLIPHAQRDAIIVVDRNLDLIEVGYAIAEDKTELVQRWISEQLIQKPTAQQLSLWNQDETNKFNTIIVKPFVLISPLAS; this is translated from the coding sequence ATGTCAGATTTAAAAGCTCAATTACAAGAACAAGTAGCACCGATGGATTGGAAAGATTTAATTCCCCATGCCCAACGAGATGCTATTATCGTAGTCGATCGAAATTTAGACTTAATTGAAGTAGGGTACGCCATAGCCGAAGATAAAACTGAATTAGTGCAACGGTGGATAAGTGAGCAATTAATTCAGAAACCAACGGCACAACAATTAAGTTTATGGAATCAAGATGAAACAAACAAGTTTAATACTATTATAGTAAAACCCTTTGTCTTAATTTCCCCTTTAGCTTCATGA
- a CDS encoding ABC1 kinase family protein — protein sequence MTQTITPTEISENAENIINVHSQPVVIPKKHQEDIGPISDMSPDSWRYHPDLIIEYYNKRSIQVFNRLLNIIFPVLGLIFDNWWDSLWGNSAKNESKRAVKLKKVLTKLGPAYIKIGQALSTRPDLVSPAYLEELTTLQDQLPPFPNDIAYQFITEELGATPDQVYAEISENPIAAASLGQVYRGRLKTGEEVAIKVQRPDLVRRITLDIYIMRSISGWVKQNVKRVRSDLVAITDELAERIFEEMNYLQEGKNAAKFKELYGHIEEIYVPKIYWEYTGRRVLTMEWINGTKLTEIEEIQAQGIEATHLVEVGVQCSLRQLLEHGFFHADPHPGNLLAMPDGRLAYLDFGMMSTILPYQRYGLIEAIVHLVNRDFEALAQDYVKLDFLTPDTDLKPIIPALTNVFNNALGASVAELNFKKITDEMSAMMYEFPFRVPAYYALIIRSMVTLEGIAINIDPNFKVLSKAYPYVAKRLLTDQSQELRNSLKDLLFKDGSFRWNRLENLLRNAKDSPDYDFDRVINQGVDYLFSERGEFIRDRLANEIINSLDHFGQKTWLNISTAVRQTLGLETLNSTVNNNGNGKGVINEESIEHLTNILQILQETDGYDPFKLIPIITNILQNSETQKLGQKIAGGLAQKATARMIRSILLDSNNQNGNSNNGYKSNPKLSLPSAVK from the coding sequence ATGACTCAAACCATTACACCCACAGAAATTAGTGAAAATGCCGAGAATATTATCAACGTTCACTCTCAACCAGTGGTAATACCGAAAAAACATCAAGAAGATATTGGGCCAATTAGTGATATGTCTCCTGATAGTTGGCGTTATCATCCTGATCTGATCATAGAGTATTATAACAAACGATCGATCCAAGTTTTTAATCGACTGTTGAATATTATTTTTCCCGTGTTGGGGTTAATATTTGATAATTGGTGGGATTCTCTGTGGGGTAATTCGGCAAAAAATGAGTCAAAAAGAGCGGTTAAACTGAAAAAAGTATTAACGAAGTTGGGACCAGCTTACATTAAAATCGGTCAGGCTTTGTCCACTCGCCCTGATTTAGTATCCCCTGCCTATCTCGAAGAATTAACCACATTACAAGATCAATTACCGCCTTTTCCTAACGACATCGCCTATCAATTTATTACGGAAGAATTAGGGGCAACTCCCGATCAAGTTTACGCTGAAATTTCGGAAAATCCCATTGCGGCGGCTTCTTTAGGACAAGTGTATCGGGGGCGACTCAAAACAGGAGAAGAAGTCGCTATTAAAGTTCAACGCCCTGATTTAGTGAGACGCATCACCCTTGATATTTATATTATGCGATCGATCTCTGGTTGGGTTAAGCAAAATGTCAAACGTGTTCGATCGGACTTAGTCGCCATTACCGATGAATTAGCAGAGCGCATTTTTGAAGAAATGAACTACCTTCAAGAAGGCAAAAACGCAGCTAAATTTAAAGAATTGTATGGGCATATCGAGGAAATTTATGTGCCAAAAATCTATTGGGAATACACTGGCAGAAGGGTGTTAACCATGGAATGGATTAACGGCACAAAATTAACGGAAATTGAGGAAATTCAAGCCCAAGGCATCGAAGCTACTCACTTAGTAGAAGTGGGAGTGCAATGTTCTTTACGACAATTACTAGAACATGGGTTCTTCCATGCTGATCCCCATCCGGGTAACTTATTAGCAATGCCAGACGGGCGATTAGCTTATCTCGATTTTGGCATGATGAGTACGATTTTACCCTATCAACGCTATGGATTAATTGAAGCCATCGTTCACCTCGTAAATCGTGATTTTGAGGCTTTAGCTCAAGATTATGTCAAATTAGACTTTTTAACTCCCGATACTGACTTAAAACCAATTATACCAGCCTTAACAAACGTTTTTAATAATGCCTTGGGAGCTAGTGTAGCTGAGTTGAACTTTAAAAAAATCACTGATGAAATGTCGGCGATGATGTATGAGTTTCCCTTTCGAGTACCTGCTTATTATGCTTTAATTATTCGATCGATGGTGACATTAGAAGGTATTGCCATTAATATTGATCCGAATTTCAAAGTATTAAGTAAAGCCTATCCCTATGTTGCCAAAAGATTGTTAACAGATCAATCCCAAGAATTGCGTAATTCTCTCAAGGATTTGTTATTTAAAGATGGTAGTTTCCGTTGGAATCGCTTAGAAAACTTATTAAGAAATGCGAAAGATTCTCCTGATTATGATTTCGATCGAGTTATAAATCAAGGAGTCGATTATTTATTTTCTGAAAGAGGAGAATTTATCAGAGATAGATTAGCAAATGAAATCATCAATTCTTTGGATCATTTTGGTCAAAAAACATGGTTAAATATTTCTACTGCCGTTAGACAAACTTTAGGCTTAGAAACCCTTAATTCCACTGTTAATAATAATGGCAATGGTAAAGGTGTAATCAATGAAGAATCGATCGAACATTTAACCAACATTCTGCAAATTTTACAGGAAACAGACGGTTATGATCCTTTTAAATTAATTCCCATTATCACCAATATTTTACAAAACAGTGAAACCCAAAAATTAGGACAAAAAATAGCAGGAGGATTAGCCCAAAAAGCTACTGCTAGAATGATTCGCAGTATTTTATTAGACTCAAATAATCAGAATGGTAACAGTAACAATGGCTATAAATCTAATCCTAAATTATCTTTACCATCTGCCGTAAAATAA
- the ribH gene encoding 6,7-dimethyl-8-ribityllumazine synthase → MAVFEGNFNQDISSLRFALVIGRFNDLITNKLLAGCQDCLKRHGIDINPEGSQVDYAWVPGSFEVPLVARKLALTGCYDAIICLGAVIKGDTPHFDYVCNEAAKGIASVGLQTGVPIVFGILTTDTMQQALERAGIKSNHGWGYAMNAIEMATLMKQINVTIRES, encoded by the coding sequence ATGGCAGTTTTTGAAGGAAATTTTAATCAAGATATATCAAGTCTTCGTTTTGCTTTAGTGATTGGGCGTTTCAATGATTTAATCACCAATAAACTTTTAGCGGGTTGTCAGGATTGTTTAAAAAGACACGGTATCGATATTAACCCAGAAGGTAGTCAAGTTGATTATGCGTGGGTACCGGGTAGTTTTGAAGTGCCTTTAGTTGCTCGAAAATTGGCTTTAACGGGGTGTTATGATGCCATTATCTGTTTAGGTGCTGTCATTAAGGGTGATACTCCTCATTTTGACTATGTTTGCAATGAAGCGGCTAAAGGTATTGCTTCGGTAGGATTACAAACGGGAGTTCCCATCGTATTTGGTATTTTAACTACAGATACCATGCAACAAGCCTTAGAAAGAGCGGGAATTAAAAGTAATCACGGTTGGGGTTATGCCATGAATGCGATCGAAATGGCTACTTTAATGAAACAAATTAATGTTACCATCCGTGAATCATAA
- the psbZ gene encoding photosystem II reaction center protein PsbZ, with protein MSILFQLLLTALVFFSFVMIVYVPVAYASPQNWEQSKSLLYLGSGLWLILVVAVAVLNFLVV; from the coding sequence ATGTCAATATTATTCCAATTACTGTTAACCGCTTTAGTCTTTTTCTCTTTTGTGATGATCGTATATGTACCCGTTGCCTATGCGTCACCCCAAAATTGGGAACAGTCTAAGTCTTTACTGTATTTAGGTTCTGGATTATGGCTTATTTTAGTGGTAGCAGTAGCCGTCTTAAACTTTTTAGTAGTTTAA
- a CDS encoding NAD-dependent epimerase/dehydratase family protein, translating to MTAILITGATGFVGQVLCQHLIKNNDQVYATIRNINSREKLPREINTIPINSITESLPSESLEKIEVMIYLAARVHQMNDRSPSAIEAYREINTYAPISLAKDAIKNGVKRFIYLSSIKVNGEGTVNTPYKEDDIVNPMDPYGQSKWEAEQELFKLAQETDLEVVIIRPPLIYGAQVKANFLQLMKIIDKGLPLPLGAINNSRSLVYVGNLIDAILTSIHHPNAKNQTFIVSDGEDLSTPELIRRIGKAMDKSPLLLPFPPNLLKLGTKLLGKGDVGDRLLGSLQVDSSKIRKTLNWTPPYTLDEGLKVTADWFKNSRKDI from the coding sequence ATGACGGCAATTTTAATCACCGGTGCAACAGGATTTGTAGGACAAGTTCTTTGTCAACATTTAATAAAAAATAATGATCAGGTGTATGCTACTATTAGAAATATTAATAGTCGTGAAAAATTGCCTAGAGAAATTAATACTATTCCTATTAATTCTATTACAGAATCTTTACCCTCTGAATCACTGGAAAAAATAGAAGTGATGATATATTTAGCGGCAAGAGTGCATCAAATGAACGATCGATCTCCATCAGCCATTGAAGCCTATCGGGAAATTAATACCTATGCCCCTATATCTTTAGCTAAAGATGCTATTAAAAATGGAGTAAAACGGTTTATTTATCTTAGTTCCATAAAAGTAAATGGAGAAGGCACTGTTAATACACCCTATAAAGAAGATGATATAGTAAATCCTATGGATCCTTATGGACAAAGTAAATGGGAAGCCGAACAAGAATTATTCAAACTAGCTCAAGAGACAGATTTAGAAGTTGTTATTATTCGTCCTCCCCTTATTTATGGTGCGCAAGTTAAAGCTAATTTTTTACAATTAATGAAAATTATTGATAAAGGTTTACCCCTTCCCCTTGGTGCAATTAATAACTCTCGTAGTCTTGTTTATGTTGGTAACTTAATTGATGCCATCCTCACCTCCATTCATCACCCCAACGCCAAAAATCAAACCTTTATTGTCAGTGACGGAGAAGACTTATCAACTCCCGAATTAATTAGACGCATCGGCAAAGCGATGGATAAATCACCCTTACTATTGCCCTTTCCTCCCAATCTCTTAAAATTAGGAACAAAATTACTAGGAAAAGGAGATGTGGGCGATCGACTTTTAGGCTCATTACAAGTTGATAGTAGTAAAATCAGAAAAACGTTAAATTGGACTCCTCCTTATACCCTCGATGAAGGTTTAAAAGTAACAGCCGATTGGTTTAAAAACTCCAGAAAAGATATTTAA
- the groL gene encoding chaperonin GroEL (60 kDa chaperone family; promotes refolding of misfolded polypeptides especially under stressful conditions; forms two stacked rings of heptamers to form a barrel-shaped 14mer; ends can be capped by GroES; misfolded proteins enter the barrel where they are refolded when GroES binds) encodes MSKIVSFKEESRRYLEQGVNALANAVKVTLGPKGRNVLLEKKFGAPEIVKDGVSVAKEIELENPLQNAGARLVREVASKTKDIAGDGTTTATVIAQAMIHEGLKNVTAGANPVALRRGIDKAVAFLIKEIGIIAQPVQGDAISQVATVSAGNDEEIGKMIALAMDKVTKDGVITVEESKSLATELEVVEGMQIDRGYVSPYFITDQEKQIVEFENPLILVTDKKISAIADLVPVLENVARSARPLLIIAEDVDGEALATLVVNKARGVLNVAAIKAPSFGDRRKAALEDIAILTGGRVISEDIGLSLDTVTLDMLGKARKITIEKDNTTIVADSGNTADVQKRVAQIRKQLAETDSDYDAEKLQERIAKLAGGVAVIKVGAATETELKERKLRIEDALNATKAAVDEGIVPGGGATLIHLCSKLATFKDTLTIEEERIGAEIVMKSIEAPLRQIANNSGVEGSVVVEKVRESSVNIGYNALTNEYQDLIQAGIIDPAKVVRISLQNAGSIAGLVITTEALVVEKPQPEAAAPDMSGMGGMGGMGGMGGMGMPGMGMM; translated from the coding sequence ATGTCTAAGATCGTATCATTTAAAGAAGAATCCAGAAGATATTTAGAACAAGGTGTTAATGCTTTAGCAAATGCTGTTAAAGTAACTTTAGGACCTAAAGGTAGAAATGTTTTATTAGAAAAGAAATTTGGTGCGCCTGAAATCGTCAAAGATGGTGTTAGTGTTGCCAAAGAGATTGAATTAGAAAACCCTTTACAAAATGCAGGGGCAAGATTAGTTAGAGAAGTTGCTTCTAAAACTAAGGACATCGCAGGAGACGGTACAACTACCGCTACGGTTATCGCTCAAGCTATGATTCACGAAGGCTTGAAAAACGTTACAGCAGGGGCTAATCCTGTGGCTTTACGTCGTGGTATTGATAAGGCTGTAGCTTTCTTAATCAAGGAAATCGGCATTATTGCTCAACCCGTACAAGGTGATGCTATTAGTCAAGTTGCTACGGTTTCAGCAGGTAATGATGAAGAAATCGGCAAAATGATTGCTTTAGCTATGGATAAAGTTACCAAAGATGGTGTTATAACCGTTGAGGAGTCGAAATCTTTAGCCACTGAGTTAGAAGTAGTGGAAGGTATGCAGATCGATCGAGGTTATGTATCCCCTTACTTTATCACGGATCAAGAAAAGCAAATTGTCGAGTTTGAAAATCCTCTTATCCTTGTCACCGATAAAAAAATTAGTGCTATTGCTGACTTAGTGCCAGTATTAGAGAATGTAGCACGTTCTGCTCGTCCTTTATTAATTATCGCCGAAGATGTCGATGGAGAAGCCTTAGCAACTTTGGTTGTTAACAAAGCCAGAGGGGTTTTAAATGTAGCCGCTATCAAAGCTCCTAGTTTTGGCGATCGCAGAAAAGCCGCTTTAGAAGATATTGCCATCTTAACAGGAGGACGAGTCATTTCTGAGGACATCGGTTTAAGTCTTGATACCGTCACCCTCGATATGTTAGGTAAGGCTCGTAAAATTACGATCGAAAAAGATAACACTACGATCGTCGCTGATAGTGGCAACACTGCCGATGTACAAAAAAGAGTTGCTCAAATTCGCAAACAATTAGCAGAAACTGACTCTGATTATGACGCAGAAAAATTACAAGAGCGTATCGCTAAATTAGCTGGTGGTGTCGCCGTTATCAAAGTAGGTGCGGCTACGGAAACCGAATTAAAAGAGCGTAAATTACGCATTGAAGATGCTTTAAACGCTACCAAAGCGGCAGTTGATGAAGGCATTGTCCCCGGTGGTGGTGCTACTTTAATTCACTTATGTTCTAAATTAGCAACCTTTAAAGATACCCTCACCATTGAAGAAGAAAGAATTGGTGCTGAAATTGTCATGAAGTCGATCGAAGCTCCTTTACGTCAAATCGCCAATAATTCTGGTGTGGAAGGCTCAGTAGTTGTCGAAAAAGTCAGAGAATCCAGTGTTAACATTGGTTATAATGCCTTAACTAATGAGTATCAAGACTTAATTCAAGCGGGAATTATTGATCCTGCTAAAGTTGTACGCATTTCCTTACAAAATGCAGGTTCGATCGCAGGTTTAGTCATCACTACCGAAGCCTTAGTGGTAGAAAAACCCCAACCCGAAGCAGCCGCGCCCGATATGAGTGGCATGGGCGGTATGGGTGGTATGGGTGGCATGGGTGGCATGGGAATGCCCGGCATGGGAATGATGTAA
- the cas2 gene encoding CRISPR-associated endonuclease Cas2, with translation MIKLWLICYDVRDDKRRTQLAKLLEQHCERVQYSVFECPLDTKKLEHLLSTRWLKVLNLQEDSLRIYPLDASAKQKTKIYGVKDNPPYESPDYLIL, from the coding sequence ATGATTAAACTTTGGCTAATTTGTTATGACGTACGAGACGACAAAAGACGTACTCAACTGGCGAAATTATTAGAGCAACACTGCGAAAGAGTGCAATATTCCGTGTTTGAATGCCCTTTAGATACAAAAAAATTAGAACATCTCCTATCTACCCGATGGCTAAAAGTGTTGAATTTACAGGAGGATAGTCTGCGGATTTATCCCCTCGATGCCTCAGCAAAGCAAAAAACAAAAATTTATGGAGTCAAAGACAACCCTCCCTATGAATCTCCCGACTATCTTATTTTGTAA